Proteins from one Patescibacteria group bacterium genomic window:
- the miaA gene encoding tRNA (adenosine(37)-N6)-dimethylallyltransferase MiaA, whose translation MSNKKIKLIIILGPTASGKSSLGISLAKKNNGIIISADSRQVYKGMDIGTAKVTKKERKIVPHFLLDVVSPKKYYSAAQFKKEALKVIDKYSSQKNIFVVGGSPFYIDSLISKKETFNIPPDYDLRKKLEKLSPEKLFKRLKKLNPKKAKKIDKNNPRRLIRAIEVAKAKPKSKKNKTPEFKVLKIGLSRPREKLYQKIDERVDKRFKQGMVKEVEDLRKKGLSWKRLNSFGLEYRFVAKYLKGQLKKEEMVQKLKYAIHDFVRRQMTWFRKDKSIHWIKNQKQAESLINKFLK comes from the coding sequence ATGTCAAATAAAAAAATAAAATTAATTATTATTTTAGGACCGACTGCTTCTGGCAAGTCTTCTCTAGGTATTTCTCTGGCTAAAAAAAACAATGGCATTATTATCTCAGCTGACTCCCGGCAGGTTTATAAAGGCATGGATATTGGTACGGCTAAAGTGACAAAAAAAGAAAGAAAAATAGTGCCCCATTTTTTACTGGATGTAGTTTCACCCAAAAAATATTATTCAGCAGCTCAGTTTAAAAAAGAAGCCTTAAAAGTAATTGATAAATATTCTTCACAAAAAAATATTTTTGTGGTTGGTGGTTCGCCTTTTTATATTGATAGTTTAATTTCTAAAAAAGAAACCTTTAATATCCCTCCTGATTATGATTTAAGAAAAAAATTAGAAAAGTTAAGTCCGGAAAAACTTTTTAAACGCTTAAAAAAACTTAATCCTAAAAAAGCCAAAAAAATAGATAAAAATAATCCTCGGCGCCTAATCAGAGCTATTGAAGTGGCTAAAGCCAAACCCAAATCTAAAAAAAATAAAACTCCTGAATTTAAGGTTCTAAAAATCGGTCTTTCTAGGCCCCGAGAAAAGCTTTATCAAAAAATTGATGAGCGGGTGGATAAAAGATTTAAGCAAGGCATGGTTAAAGAAGTGGAAGATTTAAGAAAAAAAGGTCTTAGTTGGAAAAGACTGAATTCATTTGGTCTGGAATACCGATTTGTGGCTAAATATTTAAAGGGCCAGCTTAAAAAAGAAGAGATGGTCCAAAAGTTAAAATACGCTATTCATGACTTTGTCCGGCGGCAAATGACCTGGTTTAGAAAAGATAAATCAATTCATTGGATTAAGAACCAAAAACAAGCCGAAAGTTTAATAAATAAATTTCTTAAATAA
- a CDS encoding aspartate carbamoyltransferase regulatory subunit, producing MTTSILGKPDYTMEEVQEILEGARSMVPVAVEAYRKINRGAFPPAIKMFEDSALVSGNITRNTPPTNVIIQILEESTRTAGSFRRAAKNLGLDPVVIHMAATSRGGKGESPLDDAEQHMIQGAGIYILRTSVEGEPKFLAEKLQSMGYQISVINAGDGKHRHPTQGRLDLLTLDISGKLKKGMKIGIGGDLKYGRTVHSILSVLKPFEPEVSLVPFGGLELESPYRDGLNIVGEEEGNLELLLDCDVIYLTRVQQKRIAVPTDFDRIQRVYITNLAFLERAKKGCIIMHPGPRRGEISDEIRRDPRLVMSAQAWLGIPERMNEIWIAATQHKPVQGFSRGEVEILSEENKPARTKPGTMTIGSPERGTVIDHLPAGAGDMIKALLRKAGWVNSEQTVPVSDFVDSPGRRCKKDIIVVHGDFISNEAGALITLLAPDATINHIRGDGILTKMKFAPAKGICGLCQCHNGDCITNHDGEAETRFLVRDEKAICYWCETIHNLPALIGK from the coding sequence ATGACAACAAGTATTCTGGGAAAACCTGACTATACCATGGAAGAGGTACAGGAGATTCTTGAGGGGGCCAGAAGCATGGTGCCGGTGGCTGTTGAAGCCTATCGAAAGATTAATCGAGGAGCTTTTCCTCCGGCTATCAAGATGTTTGAAGACAGCGCCTTGGTAAGCGGGAATATAACTCGTAATACACCGCCGACCAATGTGATCATTCAAATTCTGGAAGAATCAACCAGAACCGCCGGTTCTTTTCGCAGAGCGGCCAAAAATCTCGGTTTAGATCCGGTAGTTATTCACATGGCAGCGACTTCGAGAGGCGGTAAAGGTGAAAGCCCGTTGGATGACGCAGAACAGCATATGATTCAGGGAGCCGGGATTTATATCCTTCGAACCTCGGTAGAAGGCGAGCCGAAATTCCTGGCCGAAAAACTACAGTCTATGGGCTATCAAATCTCAGTGATCAACGCTGGTGACGGTAAGCATCGCCATCCGACTCAGGGGCGCCTAGATCTTCTGACTCTGGATATTTCCGGTAAGCTCAAAAAAGGAATGAAAATCGGCATCGGCGGCGACTTAAAGTATGGCCGAACGGTTCATTCTATTCTGAGTGTTTTGAAACCCTTTGAGCCGGAAGTAAGCCTCGTGCCCTTCGGCGGTCTTGAACTGGAGTCGCCTTATCGGGATGGTCTAAATATTGTGGGGGAAGAAGAAGGTAATCTTGAACTTCTTTTGGATTGCGATGTTATCTATCTTACCCGTGTTCAGCAGAAAAGAATTGCTGTTCCAACTGATTTCGATCGCATCCAGCGCGTCTATATTACTAATCTTGCTTTTCTTGAACGGGCAAAAAAGGGTTGTATTATTATGCACCCCGGCCCCAGAAGAGGGGAGATCAGTGATGAGATCAGGCGTGATCCCAGATTAGTTATGAGTGCGCAGGCCTGGCTCGGGATTCCAGAAAGGATGAACGAAATCTGGATCGCGGCCACTCAGCATAAGCCGGTGCAAGGTTTTTCCAGAGGCGAAGTCGAAATTCTTTCCGAAGAGAACAAGCCGGCCCGAACAAAACCCGGAACAATGACAATAGGTAGTCCGGAAAGGGGAACAGTCATTGACCACTTACCGGCCGGAGCTGGTGACATGATTAAGGCGTTGCTTCGCAAAGCGGGCTGGGTAAATTCGGAACAGACTGTACCGGTTTCTGACTTTGTAGATTCTCCTGGTCGGAGATGTAAGAAGGACATTATCGTTGTACACGGTGATTTCATTTCAAACGAAGCCGGTGCTTTGATTACTTTGTTAGCGCCTGATGCAACCATCAATCATATTCGAGGTGATGGTATACTGACCAAAATGAAGTTTGCACCAGCCAAGGGTATTTGTGGTCTTTGCCAGTGTCACAACGGTGATTGTATCACCAACCATGACGGGGAAGCCGAAACCCGTTTCTTGGTCAGAGACGAAAAAGCGATTTGTTACTGGTGTGAGACTATTCACAATCTACCCGCGCTAATTGGGAAATAG
- the gatB gene encoding Asp-tRNA(Asn)/Glu-tRNA(Gln) amidotransferase subunit GatB, whose protein sequence is MKYQAIIGLEIHVQLSTQSKMFCSCDNAGEDKKPNTTICPICTGQPGTLPVINQKAVDWAVMSALALQGQISEKSHFDRKSYFYPDLPKGYQISQYSEPIGKGGFLQIKLRGEKRKIRLERLHLEEDTGKLIHQKEKTLVDFNRAGSPLMEIVTEPDIKSPEEARIFLQELRLIMRYLGVSDADMEKGHMRCDANISLRFEGDKKLYPKTEIKNLNSFKSVEKALSYEIKRQTSLWDEKKAPKNQSTRGWDDKKQVTILQRIKEAVHDYRYFPEPDLPPLEFTDKYLNKIKSKMPEMPTDKRKRFSEKFFFKDKDIKIIVSDLDLAGYTECIITELKNWLQAESSTDEGLYQWEQNKEKFSHLVANWLINRLLALMHESNVKVKDLKITPENFAEFIKIVYNQRVNKHGANKVLEEMFKTGGDPSNIIEEKNLGTIEDEDKLSSVIDEVIEENQSAVQEYLNGKEAALKFLLGQVMKKTKGQADHKVVRQLLIHKLK, encoded by the coding sequence ATGAAATACCAGGCCATTATCGGTTTAGAAATACATGTTCAGCTTAGCACCCAGTCTAAGATGTTTTGTTCGTGTGATAACGCCGGGGAAGATAAAAAACCAAACACCACCATTTGTCCTATTTGCACCGGTCAGCCCGGCACTTTACCGGTTATCAATCAAAAAGCGGTTGATTGGGCGGTTATGTCAGCTCTGGCTTTACAGGGCCAAATATCAGAAAAAAGCCATTTTGACCGGAAAAGTTATTTTTATCCGGACCTGCCTAAAGGCTACCAAATTTCACAGTACTCCGAGCCGATTGGCAAAGGGGGTTTTTTACAGATTAAATTAAGGGGTGAGAAAAGAAAAATCAGACTGGAAAGACTGCATTTAGAGGAGGACACTGGCAAGTTAATTCACCAAAAAGAAAAAACTTTAGTTGATTTTAACCGGGCTGGCAGTCCTTTAATGGAAATTGTGACTGAACCGGATATAAAATCACCTGAAGAGGCCAGAATATTTTTACAAGAGTTAAGGCTAATTATGCGATACCTAGGGGTTTCAGACGCCGATATGGAAAAAGGGCATATGCGCTGTGATGCTAATATATCTTTACGTTTTGAGGGCGATAAAAAACTTTACCCAAAAACAGAAATAAAAAATCTTAATTCTTTTAAATCAGTAGAAAAAGCTTTGAGTTATGAAATTAAAAGACAAACCAGTCTTTGGGATGAAAAAAAAGCCCCTAAAAATCAATCAACGCGCGGCTGGGATGATAAAAAACAAGTCACTATCTTACAGAGAATAAAAGAAGCAGTCCATGATTACCGCTATTTCCCGGAACCGGATTTACCACCCTTGGAATTTACTGATAAGTATTTAAATAAAATAAAAAGTAAAATGCCGGAGATGCCAACAGACAAAAGAAAGAGATTTTCAGAAAAATTCTTTTTTAAAGATAAAGATATCAAAATAATTGTTAGTGATTTGGATTTAGCTGGCTATACCGAATGCATTATCACAGAGCTAAAAAACTGGCTGCAAGCTGAGTCTTCCACTGATGAAGGGCTTTATCAGTGGGAGCAGAATAAAGAAAAATTCAGTCACTTAGTAGCTAACTGGCTGATTAATCGTCTATTAGCTTTAATGCATGAGAGTAATGTAAAAGTTAAAGATTTAAAAATAACTCCGGAAAACTTTGCTGAATTTATTAAAATTGTTTATAACCAGAGAGTTAATAAACACGGAGCAAATAAAGTATTGGAAGAGATGTTTAAAACCGGCGGTGATCCTTCTAATATTATTGAAGAGAAAAATCTTGGTACTATAGAAGACGAAGATAAATTATCTTCGGTTATTGATGAAGTTATTGAAGAAAATCAATCAGCTGTCCAGGAATATTTAAACGGTAAAGAAGCGGCTTTAAAGTTTCTTTTGGGGCAGGTAATGAAAAAAACTAAAGGGCAGGCTGATCATAAAGTAGTCAGGCAGCTTTTAATCCATAAGTTAAAATAA
- the tmk gene encoding dTMP kinase: protein MKKGKLIIVDGIDGSGKSTQIKKLLEHLQKIKKRIYLTDFPQYEKSFFGKMIRRYLKGDFGQTNNTDPHLISLLYALDRFEAKKEIKKHLEEGKIVISDRYSPANKIHQAIKIKNKADKEKFYKWLNKMEFQILDIPKPDLIIFLDTPPKITKRLMISRGKRDMHETDDEHQKQAYKQCINLTNKFRNWKKIKCVEKGKLMPPEVIHQNVWQEIKKII, encoded by the coding sequence ATGAAAAAGGGAAAATTAATTATAGTTGACGGCATTGACGGTTCAGGCAAATCAACGCAAATAAAGAAGTTACTTGAACATTTGCAGAAAATAAAAAAAAGGATCTATTTGACTGATTTTCCTCAGTATGAAAAATCTTTTTTTGGCAAAATGATCAGACGATACTTAAAAGGTGATTTTGGTCAGACGAATAATACTGATCCACATCTGATTTCTCTACTTTATGCCTTAGATCGGTTTGAAGCTAAAAAAGAAATAAAAAAGCATTTAGAGGAAGGAAAGATTGTTATTTCTGACCGTTATTCTCCGGCCAATAAGATTCACCAGGCGATAAAAATTAAAAATAAGGCTGATAAAGAGAAATTTTATAAATGGCTTAATAAAATGGAATTTCAAATATTAGATATTCCAAAACCTGACCTTATAATTTTTCTTGATACGCCGCCCAAAATTACTAAGAGGCTAATGATTTCAAGGGGTAAAAGAGATATGCATGAGACCGATGACGAACATCAGAAGCAGGCTTATAAGCAATGTATAAATTTAACGAATAAATTTAGGAATTGGAAAAAAATTAAGTGTGTTGAAAAAGGTAAATTAATGCCGCCGGAAGTAATTCATCAGAATGTTTGGCAGGAGATTAAAAAAATTATTTAA
- a CDS encoding RNA polymerase sigma factor RpoD/SigA: MPIKEINCNSPSLDRYLIEIRKFSLLTPKEEKIVTKKKREGSTYAFDKLIKSNLRWVVKIAKSYTNYGVDLADLISEGNLGLIEAARKFDERLGYKFTSFSYFYIKGNIIMSLRDKSRMIRLPANIVNDIFKIKKLSRELSQELDRIPEIDEIAERLELSTEKVAKLIRNKKSFSLNFLLDDEDEPLINYIVDKKNLPPDEMTYRRVLSEYIDKAIDSLTDNEKFVLKFYFGFNGNKPLTLKEIGIKIGLTEERIRQIKVKAISRLRHPSRAKYFEGYK; the protein is encoded by the coding sequence ATGCCCATTAAAGAAATTAATTGTAATAGCCCTTCCTTGGATCGCTATTTAATTGAAATAAGGAAATTTTCGCTTCTTACACCTAAAGAAGAAAAAATAGTTACCAAAAAAAAGAGAGAGGGATCTACTTATGCCTTTGATAAGTTGATAAAGAGTAATTTACGTTGGGTTGTTAAAATTGCCAAAAGTTACACAAATTATGGGGTTGATTTAGCCGATCTTATTAGTGAAGGTAATTTAGGTTTAATTGAAGCAGCTAGAAAATTTGATGAAAGGCTTGGTTATAAATTTACTTCCTTTTCTTATTTTTATATTAAAGGAAATATAATCATGAGTCTTCGTGATAAATCTCGTATGATCCGTTTACCAGCCAATATAGTTAATGATATTTTTAAAATCAAGAAACTTTCTCGAGAACTTAGTCAAGAACTTGATCGAATACCTGAAATTGATGAAATTGCTGAAAGGCTTGAACTTTCCACAGAAAAAGTTGCTAAATTAATAAGGAATAAAAAATCCTTTTCTTTAAATTTTTTATTAGATGATGAAGATGAGCCTCTCATTAATTATATTGTAGATAAAAAAAATTTACCACCTGACGAAATGACTTATCGTAGGGTTTTATCAGAATATATTGATAAAGCGATTGATTCTTTAACAGATAATGAAAAATTTGTACTAAAATTTTATTTTGGCTTTAATGGTAATAAACCTTTAACTCTTAAAGAAATTGGAATAAAAATTGGATTAACAGAAGAAAGAATAAGGCAGATAAAAGTAAAAGCAATTTCTCGCCTTAGACATCCCAGTAGAGCCAAATATTTTGAGGGTTATAAGTAA
- a CDS encoding RNA polymerase sigma factor RpoD/SigA — protein MFKGSLKTYLEEIDKYRILDKSEEAELAKKIHEGDKEALDKLVKANLRFVVSIAKRYVNQGLLLGDLIGEGNIGLIKAAEHFDETRGYKFISYAVWWIRQVILQALAEQSRIVRLPLNRANTLYQISKVSRQLNQELGREPDADEIAEKLDLPIEEIRKTMKIANSHLSLNASANKNGVGEKSDWISLMVDENGDPSDKELYRNSLFNDLEKILDTLSKREKEIFILYFGFNGNEPLTLKEIGRKFGLTRERIRQIKETAIRKIRCNSKKESLNDYK, from the coding sequence ATGTTTAAAGGAAGTCTTAAGACTTATTTGGAAGAAATTGATAAGTATAGAATTTTAGATAAAAGTGAGGAAGCTGAATTAGCAAAAAAAATTCATGAAGGAGATAAGGAGGCCTTAGATAAACTTGTAAAGGCTAATTTACGTTTTGTAGTTTCAATTGCTAAAAGATATGTAAATCAAGGGCTTTTACTAGGTGATCTTATTGGTGAAGGTAATATAGGCTTGATTAAAGCAGCTGAACATTTTGATGAAACACGTGGCTACAAATTTATTTCTTATGCTGTTTGGTGGATACGTCAAGTTATATTACAAGCATTAGCTGAACAATCTCGTATAGTTCGCTTACCTCTTAATCGAGCAAACACGCTTTATCAAATTAGTAAGGTATCACGACAGCTAAATCAGGAATTAGGGCGAGAACCAGATGCTGATGAAATTGCGGAAAAACTTGATCTTCCCATTGAAGAAATTAGAAAAACTATGAAAATTGCTAACTCCCATCTTTCTCTAAATGCCTCAGCTAATAAAAATGGCGTGGGTGAAAAATCTGATTGGATTAGTTTAATGGTTGATGAAAATGGAGATCCTTCTGATAAAGAGTTATATAGGAATTCCTTATTTAACGATCTTGAAAAAATTCTAGATACGTTAAGCAAAAGAGAGAAAGAAATTTTTATTCTTTATTTTGGCTTTAATGGTAACGAACCTCTAACTCTTAAAGAAATTGGAAGAAAATTTGGCCTTACTCGTGAGAGAATAAGGCAGATAAAAGAAACAGCAATTAGGAAAATAAGATGTAATTCTAAAAAAGAATCTCTAAATGATTATAAGTAG
- a CDS encoding RNA polymerase sigma factor RpoD/SigA, translating to MSSKKWSGSRSLDIYLKEINDIPLIKREEEKELAKKIRKGDEEAFHKFIKANLRFVISVAKNYVNQGLSLADLINEGNIGLIKAAGRFDEKRGFKFISYAVWWIRQAILQALAEQSRIVRLPLNRAGKVYQIGKISRQLDQELQRKPEADEIAEKLGISVDEVRETQKIANSHLSFDASYNNDSEENNLSELLEDENTPLPDKKTYRNSLSKDMEKVLKTLKEREKAIIIMYFGLGGQEPLTLEEIGRKMDLTRERIRQIKEKAILRLRQATRKEFLRPYLEDIN from the coding sequence ATGTCTTCTAAAAAATGGTCGGGCTCTAGAAGCTTGGATATCTATCTGAAGGAGATTAATGACATTCCTCTTATTAAGCGGGAAGAGGAAAAAGAATTAGCCAAAAAGATAAGGAAAGGAGATGAAGAAGCTTTTCATAAGTTCATTAAAGCTAACCTTCGTTTTGTCATTAGTGTGGCTAAGAATTATGTTAACCAGGGACTTTCTCTGGCAGATCTGATTAATGAAGGAAATATTGGATTAATTAAAGCGGCCGGACGCTTTGATGAAAAACGCGGTTTTAAGTTTATTTCCTATGCTGTTTGGTGGATCAGACAGGCCATACTGCAAGCCTTAGCGGAACAGTCTCGTATTGTACGCTTGCCTTTAAATCGGGCGGGTAAAGTTTATCAGATTGGGAAAATTTCCCGCCAGCTGGATCAGGAATTGCAAAGAAAGCCAGAGGCCGATGAAATAGCGGAAAAACTGGGTATTTCAGTTGATGAAGTTAGAGAGACTCAGAAAATTGCCAATAGTCATCTTTCTTTTGATGCTTCTTACAACAACGATTCAGAAGAGAACAATTTGAGTGAGTTACTGGAAGATGAAAATACGCCTTTACCAGACAAAAAAACTTACAGAAATTCTCTTTCCAAAGATATGGAAAAAGTTTTAAAAACTCTAAAAGAAAGAGAAAAAGCCATCATTATCATGTATTTTGGTCTAGGTGGGCAAGAACCTTTGACTCTGGAAGAAATTGGACGAAAGATGGATCTAACCCGCGAACGTATCCGGCAGATTAAAGAAAAAGCTATTTTGCGTCTAAGACAGGCTACTCGTAAGGAATTTCTTAGACCTTATTTAGAGGATATAAATTGA
- a CDS encoding FAD-dependent thymidylate synthase codes for MSNQRRVYTLRDLPPEVKAVTFARCSRSPKKFDEIADDMTEEKSAEFHEKWVVGYGHSSVAEHAVLNIAVENISRLAGEVLENNRLASYTEKSSRYQIFNSDDFYFPDNMANSKLGDYYKESMKFLIKNYLSLYKEVLEHLKKQNKKTIDETDEKFERRLRPVALDSARFIMPVAMLANVGMTMNARCLEHAISKMLSHPLEEVQNLGKDIKRVSEGALPTLVKYAQPNIYMMETEKTLRKLSQKHCSNKSDDASEVVLVDYQENAEEFLVSALLYRYCEQSFLETQEKVKAMSEKEKNKVIEESLKRLGNHDIPLRELEHVYYNFDCLMDEGAYYEFKRHRICTQTVQDLTINNGYVTPPIIKENKKLNKRFLDSIEKSEEAYNNLKEDFIAEASYFALNAHKRRVFITLNLRTLYHFIKLRSAPNAHFTIQQIANQMYDLIKNKHPLLVKYIQFKK; via the coding sequence ATGTCTAATCAAAGAAGAGTTTATACTTTAAGGGATTTGCCGCCGGAGGTAAAAGCGGTTACTTTTGCCCGTTGCTCAAGATCACCGAAAAAGTTTGATGAAATTGCTGATGATATGACTGAAGAAAAATCAGCTGAGTTTCATGAAAAATGGGTGGTCGGTTACGGTCATTCTTCAGTAGCTGAGCACGCGGTTTTAAATATTGCGGTCGAAAATATTTCTCGTTTAGCCGGCGAGGTTTTAGAAAATAACCGCCTGGCTTCTTATACGGAAAAATCTTCACGTTATCAGATTTTTAATTCTGATGATTTTTATTTTCCTGATAATATGGCTAATTCTAAGCTGGGGGACTACTATAAAGAATCAATGAAATTTCTTATAAAAAATTACCTTTCTCTTTATAAAGAGGTTTTAGAGCATTTAAAAAAACAAAATAAAAAAACCATTGATGAAACAGATGAGAAATTTGAAAGAAGATTGCGCCCGGTGGCTTTAGACAGTGCCCGTTTTATTATGCCGGTAGCTATGCTGGCTAATGTGGGTATGACTATGAATGCCCGTTGTCTGGAACACGCTATTTCCAAGATGCTTTCTCATCCCTTAGAAGAGGTACAAAATTTGGGTAAAGATATAAAAAGGGTCAGTGAAGGAGCTTTACCCACTTTGGTTAAATACGCCCAGCCCAATATTTATATGATGGAAACTGAAAAGACTTTAAGAAAATTAAGTCAAAAACACTGTTCCAACAAAAGTGATGATGCCTCAGAAGTTGTTTTAGTAGATTATCAGGAAAATGCGGAAGAGTTTTTAGTTAGTGCTCTTTTGTATAGATATTGTGAGCAGTCTTTTTTAGAAACCCAGGAAAAAGTTAAAGCTATGTCTGAAAAAGAAAAGAATAAAGTTATTGAAGAAAGTTTAAAACGTCTAGGCAATCATGATATACCCCTGCGTGAGTTAGAGCATGTTTATTATAATTTTGATTGTCTGATGGATGAAGGGGCTTATTATGAATTTAAGCGGCACCGCATATGCACTCAGACTGTCCAGGATTTAACTATAAATAATGGCTATGTTACTCCTCCGATAATTAAGGAAAATAAGAAATTGAATAAAAGATTTCTTGACTCTATAGAAAAATCTGAAGAAGCTTATAATAACTTAAAAGAAGATTTTATAGCTGAGGCTAGTTATTTTGCTTTGAATGCTCACAAGCGCCGGGTTTTTATTACTTTAAATTTGCGCACTCTTTATCATTTTATAAAGCTCAGAAGCGCTCCTAACGCCCATTTTACTATTCAGCAAATAGCTAACCAGATGTATGATTTAATTAAAAATAAACATCCGCTTTTAGTAAAATATATACAGTTTAAAAAATAG
- the dut gene encoding dUTP diphosphatase, protein MKLKIKKLKENIIPPSYAYEHDAALDLYSSQEIILKSGQCHQFKLGFATEIPQGYVALIWDKSSFGSQGIKTLGGVIDAGYRGEWKIVLQNLSDKDFKINKGQKIAQALIQKVEKVKIEETNKLSDSQRGKGGFGSSGK, encoded by the coding sequence TTGAAACTTAAAATTAAAAAATTAAAAGAAAATATAATACCACCCAGTTATGCTTATGAGCACGATGCGGCTTTGGATCTATATTCTTCCCAAGAAATTATATTAAAGTCAGGACAGTGTCATCAATTTAAGTTGGGTTTTGCCACAGAAATTCCTCAAGGATATGTGGCTCTAATCTGGGACAAAAGCTCATTTGGATCTCAAGGAATTAAAACTTTAGGCGGGGTTATTGACGCTGGTTATCGTGGGGAATGGAAAATAGTTTTACAGAATTTATCAGACAAAGATTTTAAAATTAATAAGGGTCAAAAAATTGCCCAGGCCTTGATTCAAAAAGTAGAAAAGGTTAAAATAGAAGAAACCAATAAGCTGTCTGACAGCCAAAGAGGAAAGGGCGGATTCGGCAGCTCAGGAAAATAA
- a CDS encoding AAA family ATPase → MIAIGLTGKSGSGKDTAADYLKEKGFFYYSLSDIIREECEKRGLEKKRDNLIKIGNELRKKNGPSVLADKTIRKIRNKNLDKVIISSIRNSGEVKSLKKLPKFILINVEVPVQIRFQRIKKRKREDDSGVSLEKFKEQEERESLGNDPAKQQLNKVIQMSDYDIDNSGSLDNLYQGIDKVLKKENFET, encoded by the coding sequence ATGATAGCTATTGGTTTAACTGGTAAATCAGGTTCAGGTAAGGATACAGCCGCTGATTATTTAAAAGAAAAAGGATTTTTTTATTATTCTTTGTCTGATATTATCAGAGAAGAGTGTGAAAAGAGAGGCTTGGAAAAAAAACGTGATAATCTGATAAAAATTGGCAATGAATTAAGAAAAAAAAACGGTCCTTCGGTTTTAGCCGATAAAACTATTCGGAAAATAAGAAATAAAAACCTAGATAAAGTTATTATTAGCAGTATAAGAAATTCAGGTGAAGTTAAAAGTTTAAAAAAACTACCGAAATTTATTTTAATAAACGTTGAAGTTCCTGTTCAGATACGTTTTCAGAGAATAAAAAAAAGAAAAAGAGAAGATGATAGTGGGGTAAGTTTAGAAAAATTTAAAGAACAGGAAGAAAGAGAAAGCTTGGGCAATGATCCAGCCAAACAACAACTAAATAAAGTTATCCAGATGTCTGATTATGATATTGATAATTCGGGTTCTTTGGACAATCTTTATCAGGGAATAGATAAAGTATTAAAAAAAGAAAATTTTGAAACTTAA
- a CDS encoding dCMP deaminase family protein, giving the protein MTEKVEYRKNFLSWDECLMQIAHVISQRSKDPSTQAGAVIVNKDNVIVGLGYNGFPRGVDNDTFPWGRKGKLSQTKYAYVCHAEENAIYNANAAVKGAKIYCTLFPCNECAKTIVQTGIKEIIYESDKYHDDDIWIAARRIFDSAGVKYRQYKSKLYKK; this is encoded by the coding sequence ATGACTGAAAAAGTAGAATATCGAAAAAATTTTCTTTCTTGGGATGAGTGTTTAATGCAAATCGCCCATGTTATATCCCAGCGATCAAAAGATCCTTCGACTCAAGCAGGGGCAGTTATAGTTAATAAAGATAATGTTATTGTTGGGTTGGGCTATAATGGATTTCCACGGGGTGTTGATAATGATACTTTTCCTTGGGGAAGGAAAGGCAAGCTTTCTCAAACAAAATACGCTTATGTTTGCCACGCAGAGGAAAATGCTATTTATAATGCTAACGCTGCTGTTAAAGGAGCCAAGATTTATTGTACTCTTTTCCCTTGTAATGAGTGTGCTAAGACTATAGTTCAAACAGGTATTAAAGAAATAATCTATGAGAGTGATAAATATCATGATGATGATATCTGGATAGCAGCTCGGCGTATTTTTGATTCAGCTGGGGTCAAATATCGTCAATATAAATCAAAATTATATAAAAAATAA